A portion of the Bifidobacterium bifidum ATCC 29521 = JCM 1255 = DSM 20456 genome contains these proteins:
- the rhuM gene encoding RhuM family protein, with translation MSEEFDPDNRGQVILYRANGVNVPVEVTYWRRTFWMPQKNIARLFGVNVPAVSKHLANIYAEGELAESATMSEMEIVRNEGGRTVRRTIRFYSLDAIIAVGYRVSSPQATAFRQWATSVLHEYMIKGFALNDDMLKNGNTFGEDYFKELLARVREIRTSEKRLYQQVLAIFQEICTDYDKDSGIAREFYQNMQNRFHYAAHGHTAPEIITQRVDATKPHMGLTTWHGSPNGRIHKSDVTVAKNYLDENELTRLNRLTSGFLDMIENRVAARLTTTMPEFIQLVSQYIQLSGGATLTGKGTVTRKQADRKAAEEYAKFNAAQPYDFEEFAKGIDGGRHDGIGR, from the coding sequence ATGAGCGAGGAATTCGACCCTGATAACAGAGGGCAGGTGATCCTCTACCGCGCCAATGGGGTGAACGTGCCGGTCGAGGTCACGTACTGGCGGCGGACGTTCTGGATGCCGCAGAAGAACATCGCGCGACTATTCGGCGTGAACGTGCCCGCGGTATCCAAACATCTGGCGAACATCTACGCTGAAGGCGAGTTGGCCGAATCGGCAACTATGTCGGAAATGGAAATAGTTCGAAACGAAGGCGGCAGAACGGTTCGCCGCACCATCCGCTTCTACAGCCTGGACGCGATCATCGCCGTCGGATACAGGGTCAGCAGCCCGCAGGCCACGGCCTTCCGCCAATGGGCGACCAGCGTGCTGCACGAATACATGATCAAGGGCTTCGCTCTCAACGACGACATGCTCAAGAACGGCAACACGTTCGGCGAGGACTACTTCAAGGAGCTCCTCGCCCGAGTACGGGAGATCCGCACCAGCGAGAAACGCCTCTACCAGCAGGTGCTCGCCATATTCCAGGAGATCTGCACCGACTACGACAAGGACAGCGGCATCGCGCGCGAGTTCTACCAGAACATGCAGAACAGGTTCCACTACGCCGCCCACGGGCACACCGCGCCGGAGATCATCACCCAACGCGTCGACGCCACGAAACCGCACATGGGACTGACCACATGGCATGGCTCCCCCAACGGGCGAATCCACAAATCCGATGTGACCGTCGCCAAGAACTACCTGGACGAGAACGAGCTGACGCGACTCAACCGTCTCACCAGCGGCTTCCTCGACATGATCGAGAACAGGGTCGCGGCGCGACTGACCACCACCATGCCGGAATTCATCCAACTCGTAAGCCAATACATCCAGCTTTCGGGAGGCGCGACGCTCACCGGCAAAGGCACCGTGACCCGCAAGCAGGCGGACAGGAAGGCCGCCGAGGAATATGCGAAGTTCAACGCGGCGCAACCATACGACTTCGAGGAATTCGCCAAGGGCATCGACGGAGGCCGCCACGACGGAATCGGCAGATGA
- a CDS encoding helix-turn-helix domain-containing protein has translation MSETETIARNLSGELARHRKTQAALAKELGMSEKTVSERLGGKGSFNTEQLEKTATMLGMSLYQLMIKLLQPIDGIKQIKP, from the coding sequence ATGAGTGAGACGGAAACCATCGCAAGGAATCTCAGCGGCGAGCTCGCACGGCATCGCAAGACACAGGCCGCACTCGCCAAGGAACTCGGCATGAGCGAGAAAACCGTCAGCGAACGTCTGGGAGGCAAGGGGTCGTTTAACACCGAGCAACTCGAGAAGACGGCGACGATGCTCGGCATGAGCCTCTACCAGCTCATGATCAAGCTCCTGCAACCAATCGACGGCATCAAACAGATCAAGCCGTGA
- a CDS encoding phage antirepressor, which produces MNNEIQQFDFKGASLRTLTDEAGEPWFVLKDCMSILDLGNPTETVKMFDEDEFSTAEVIDSIGRRQQAYIISEPGLYRLVMRSRKPEAKEFQRWVTHEVLPAIRKTGGYIPTTDADDDMTILAKAVMIGQRTMEAQKQKIAEQQTRIVELEPKARFADAVAASDGTCLVGELAKMLRQNGMDIGQNRLFRLLQADGYLGKSGSNRNVPTQRAMDLGLFRIKETTVTHADGHTTVSRTPKVTGKGQRYFIDRYWGRAQPTLEAGA; this is translated from the coding sequence GTGAACAATGAAATCCAGCAATTCGATTTCAAGGGCGCATCATTGCGCACTTTGACCGATGAGGCGGGGGAGCCTTGGTTCGTACTCAAGGATTGCATGAGCATCCTTGACCTCGGTAATCCAACCGAGACTGTCAAAATGTTTGATGAAGACGAGTTCAGTACTGCTGAAGTCATCGATTCGATTGGACGTCGGCAGCAGGCGTACATCATCAGTGAGCCTGGCCTGTATCGTCTGGTCATGCGCTCGCGGAAGCCGGAGGCCAAGGAATTCCAGCGTTGGGTAACTCACGAGGTCCTTCCGGCCATTCGCAAAACCGGCGGCTACATCCCCACCACAGACGCGGATGATGACATGACCATCCTCGCGAAGGCCGTGATGATCGGCCAGCGCACCATGGAAGCGCAGAAGCAGAAGATCGCCGAACAGCAGACGCGCATCGTGGAACTGGAGCCGAAAGCGCGGTTCGCGGACGCCGTGGCCGCGTCCGACGGCACGTGCCTGGTCGGCGAGCTCGCGAAGATGCTCCGGCAGAACGGGATGGACATCGGCCAGAACAGACTGTTCCGTCTTCTTCAGGCTGACGGGTATCTCGGCAAGTCTGGTTCGAATCGCAACGTGCCGACACAGCGTGCGATGGATCTCGGCCTGTTCCGCATCAAGGAGACCACCGTCACCCATGCGGATGGGCATACCACGGTCAGCCGCACTCCGAAGGTCACGGGCAAGGGGCAGCGATATTTCATCGACCGGTACTGGGGTCGCGCTCAGCCGACGTTGGAAGCGGGTGCGTGA
- a CDS encoding MerR family transcriptional regulator, giving the protein MVPQYELKDASRIPLKDRLAWTIPQAASLYGIDYDGLRQAVNQGDIDTFRPPSKRGTPSRRHIRREEMDRYVKSLEE; this is encoded by the coding sequence ATGGTCCCGCAATACGAGCTCAAGGATGCGAGCCGTATCCCGTTGAAGGACAGGCTCGCATGGACCATCCCGCAGGCCGCGAGCCTGTACGGGATCGACTACGACGGTCTGCGACAGGCTGTCAACCAGGGCGACATAGACACGTTTCGTCCGCCAAGCAAACGAGGAACGCCTTCCCGCCGTCACATCAGACGCGAGGAGATGGACCGATACGTCAAATCGTTGGAGGAGTAA
- a CDS encoding single-stranded DNA-binding protein, with product MAGETIITVVGNLTADPELRSTKNGRSVAGFTIASTPRTFDRQSQQWVDGDALFLRCTVWGDLAEHCASSLAKGMRVVAQGRLTQHSWEDEQHQKRSSVELQVDEIGPSLRYATAQVAKAQRGTAGAYGNPYSAPAGYTGGAAAADSLPPSDPWGTDQATSSSSFGSFGQSAEPEF from the coding sequence ATGGCTGGTGAGACGATCATCACGGTGGTGGGCAATCTGACCGCGGACCCGGAATTGAGGTCGACGAAGAACGGCAGGAGCGTGGCGGGGTTCACGATCGCGTCCACTCCGCGCACGTTCGACCGGCAGTCGCAGCAGTGGGTCGACGGGGACGCGTTGTTCCTCCGCTGCACGGTGTGGGGTGATCTGGCCGAGCATTGCGCCAGTAGTCTCGCGAAGGGCATGCGTGTGGTCGCCCAGGGCAGGCTTACGCAGCATTCGTGGGAGGACGAGCAGCATCAGAAGCGTTCCTCCGTGGAATTGCAGGTGGATGAGATCGGCCCTTCCCTGCGGTATGCGACGGCGCAGGTGGCCAAGGCGCAGCGGGGTACGGCTGGAGCGTATGGCAATCCGTACTCCGCTCCGGCCGGCTATACGGGCGGGGCGGCCGCTGCGGATTCGTTGCCGCCGTCCGACCCGTGGGGCACCGACCAGGCCACGTCTTCCTCGTCGTTCGGCTCGTTCGGACAGTCTGCCGAACCGGAATTTTAG
- a CDS encoding ParB/RepB/Spo0J family partition protein, which produces MDITIENLQVDDLHANPNNPRKQVGDVDELASSIRSQGIKQPLLVTPTGETGIDGHKQYRVVIGHRRLAAARQAGLSTVPAIVEEMDARREREIMLVENTQRSDLTPIEEADGYQGLLDLGVHVKEMAEKTGRSDRFVRRRLKIARIPQETRDMSADFSQLSLDQLDKLAEFESDPDMQRELARADDFDCTYQRLCRERRKTIWHDKALEALAKAGIKVESLPDGKNFWNWHPHGYKAAHSFSDINTDFWTSFIRESDWPEARVYSYEYWFCTYTPISADELEKDKAKTDKDNAIKARGRELNRQAREFEAIAKANRTAWLKANLRTLTHEHAETGICRLALADTVGWRSVFPYQSYKGEDVIRELIAFGWSLPITEHDDEHWSLECRENLDSIRMVLKDRPLRILDVLAARWESNIGWNYWRSRHGVDDMCCWYDVLERIGYRVSEDERKALKGAYLDGGDDES; this is translated from the coding sequence ATGGACATCACGATAGAGAATCTGCAGGTCGACGACCTGCACGCCAATCCAAACAATCCACGCAAGCAGGTCGGCGACGTCGACGAACTGGCGTCGAGCATCCGAAGCCAGGGCATCAAACAGCCTTTATTGGTCACGCCGACAGGCGAGACGGGCATCGACGGACACAAACAGTACCGCGTCGTCATCGGCCACCGCAGGCTCGCCGCGGCCAGACAGGCGGGACTCTCGACCGTGCCCGCGATCGTCGAGGAGATGGACGCGCGCCGCGAACGCGAGATCATGCTCGTGGAGAACACGCAACGCTCCGACCTGACTCCGATAGAGGAGGCCGACGGCTACCAAGGGCTTCTCGACCTGGGCGTGCACGTCAAGGAGATGGCCGAGAAGACGGGACGCAGCGACCGTTTCGTCCGCAGACGGTTGAAGATAGCCAGAATCCCGCAGGAGACGCGCGACATGTCCGCCGATTTCAGCCAACTGTCGCTCGACCAGTTGGACAAGCTCGCCGAATTCGAATCCGACCCCGACATGCAACGCGAGCTCGCACGCGCCGACGATTTCGACTGTACCTACCAGCGGCTCTGCCGGGAACGTAGGAAGACCATATGGCACGACAAGGCGCTGGAGGCGCTCGCCAAAGCCGGAATCAAAGTCGAAAGTCTCCCCGACGGAAAGAACTTCTGGAACTGGCATCCGCACGGCTACAAGGCCGCCCACTCGTTCTCCGATATCAACACGGACTTCTGGACCTCGTTCATCAGGGAATCCGACTGGCCGGAAGCCAGAGTGTACTCGTATGAATACTGGTTCTGCACATACACGCCCATATCGGCCGACGAGCTCGAAAAAGACAAGGCCAAGACCGACAAGGACAATGCCATCAAGGCGCGAGGCAGGGAACTCAACCGACAGGCCCGCGAATTCGAAGCCATCGCCAAAGCCAACCGCACCGCATGGTTGAAAGCAAACCTCCGCACCCTCACCCACGAACACGCGGAAACGGGAATATGCCGGCTCGCGCTCGCGGACACTGTCGGCTGGAGGAGCGTGTTCCCGTACCAGTCATACAAGGGCGAGGATGTCATCAGGGAGCTGATCGCGTTCGGCTGGAGCCTGCCGATCACCGAGCATGACGACGAGCACTGGTCGCTGGAATGCAGGGAGAACCTCGACTCGATCCGCATGGTGCTGAAGGACAGGCCGCTTCGGATTCTCGATGTCCTGGCCGCCAGATGGGAGTCGAACATCGGCTGGAACTACTGGCGCTCGCGGCATGGCGTGGACGATATGTGTTGCTGGTACGACGTGCTGGAACGTATCGGATATCGGGTCAGCGAGGACGAGAGGAAGGCGCTCAAGGGCGCGTACCTCGATGGAGGAGATGACGAATCATGA
- a CDS encoding helix-turn-helix domain-containing protein codes for MSIQALTWVIYGVASDIKHADFRTLLVLADHADPQGMGAYPSRSTISRLTGYSVRTVSYALKSLESSGLISRGDQRIVSNLGGYKPTVWNLNMSRGAKTAPLKNAETPVQHDCTPAVQTGVQKTRTGVQTGVQHDCTRTISKEEPYIEPRESNARARKPIPIPADWKPSEEHRALADRLGIDCDIEADKFRDRALDSGARSADWNAKYRNWLVKGKERGFATPKDSNARRRFTWGSEEVKRVLGPISCEGTDTYMELACKVADLLNQGLDPNMLRRQLANVPDNVLAEQLFEQEAAA; via the coding sequence ATGAGTATCCAAGCGTTGACATGGGTTATCTACGGTGTAGCGTCGGACATCAAGCACGCGGATTTCCGCACGCTTCTCGTGCTGGCCGACCATGCCGACCCTCAAGGCATGGGAGCGTATCCGAGCAGGAGCACGATCAGCCGGTTGACCGGATACAGCGTGCGTACGGTCTCCTACGCGTTGAAGAGTCTCGAATCCTCCGGGCTGATCAGCAGGGGAGACCAGCGCATCGTGTCCAACCTCGGCGGATACAAGCCGACCGTCTGGAACCTCAACATGAGCAGAGGTGCAAAAACTGCACCTCTCAAAAACGCCGAAACACCAGTGCAACACGACTGCACACCAGCAGTGCAAACAGGGGTGCAAAAAACACGGACAGGTGTGCAAACAGGGGTGCAACATGATTGCACAAGAACCATATCTAAGGAAGAACCATATATAGAACCTAGAGAGAGTAACGCGCGCGCGAGAAAACCAATCCCAATACCAGCCGACTGGAAACCCTCTGAAGAACACCGGGCGCTCGCCGACCGGCTCGGCATCGACTGCGACATCGAAGCCGACAAATTCCGCGACCGCGCACTCGACTCGGGAGCCCGCTCGGCCGACTGGAACGCGAAATACCGCAACTGGCTCGTCAAAGGCAAGGAACGCGGATTCGCCACGCCAAAGGATTCCAACGCTCGCCGACGGTTCACGTGGGGCAGCGAAGAGGTCAAACGCGTGCTCGGCCCGATCTCCTGCGAAGGCACGGACACGTACATGGAGCTCGCATGCAAGGTCGCCGACCTGCTCAACCAGGGCTTGGACCCGAACATGCTGCGCCGTCAGCTCGCAAACGTGCCCGACAACGTATTGGCCGAACAATTGTTCGAACAGGAGGCGGCGGCATGA
- a CDS encoding 3'-5' exonuclease family protein, translating into MRKQDKDLNVKPEALLWLDFETTGTDRDGSLPLEVGMECTDVLGEHSYGSLHRIIRPDYLDLLDMSPIVFSMHTDNGLLFELSNGSAGNDCVGAVANAVEEYLESLSQRFTLVPAGTNVDFDIDFLKRLDLNPDRWLSYRKFDLTTLRRYLRFIDCPEDPYKTHAGTHRVRDCIRRDINDYIRYRKLLKGARR; encoded by the coding sequence ATGAGGAAACAAGACAAAGACCTGAACGTGAAGCCGGAGGCGCTGCTCTGGCTCGATTTCGAAACGACCGGTACGGACAGGGACGGCAGTCTGCCGTTGGAGGTCGGCATGGAATGCACCGACGTGCTGGGCGAACATTCGTATGGATCCCTGCATCGCATCATCAGACCGGACTATCTCGACCTGTTGGACATGAGCCCGATAGTGTTCTCCATGCACACGGACAACGGCCTCCTGTTCGAACTGTCGAACGGTTCCGCCGGGAACGACTGCGTGGGAGCGGTCGCGAACGCCGTGGAGGAGTATCTCGAATCCCTGTCGCAACGCTTCACCTTGGTTCCGGCCGGAACGAACGTGGACTTCGACATCGACTTCCTGAAACGTCTCGACCTGAACCCGGACAGGTGGCTGTCCTACCGCAAGTTCGACCTGACCACGCTCCGCCGGTATTTGAGGTTCATCGACTGCCCCGAAGACCCATACAAGACGCATGCCGGCACGCACAGGGTGCGCGACTGCATCCGACGCGACATCAACGACTACATCCGATACCGCAAACTCCTGAAGGGAGCACGGCGATGA
- a CDS encoding DUF1922 domain-containing protein yields MDRNCQNCDKPVEESWTLCKTCRRGYARLLHRLRVNLHRLQSVARREYRLTEPGNGGRPQGGDAPAPVDLHAVDLLDQTEQAIEQACADAGTWLGRWQWLAKRAPVILPLLCRASNAGWHMRRLTRACERIERIVDRMPRSRRIVGMCPECGREVLAAKGETLRLCKCGNPVNVTELREQSRAKAEAMHITKTPAGMSQWLRENYGYEVSRKTITDALRRGKLPGSKPVEGGYWEFSIREIVAFAMSKA; encoded by the coding sequence ATGGATCGGAACTGCCAGAACTGCGATAAGCCGGTCGAGGAGTCATGGACGTTGTGCAAGACGTGCCGGCGCGGGTACGCGCGGCTCCTGCACCGGCTGCGCGTCAACCTCCACCGGCTCCAGTCGGTCGCGCGCCGAGAATACCGTCTCACGGAGCCCGGCAACGGAGGCAGGCCGCAGGGAGGCGACGCGCCCGCACCCGTCGACCTGCACGCCGTCGACCTGCTCGACCAGACCGAGCAGGCCATCGAACAGGCATGCGCGGACGCGGGAACATGGCTCGGCAGGTGGCAATGGCTCGCAAAACGAGCGCCAGTCATCCTGCCCCTCCTGTGCAGGGCGTCGAACGCCGGATGGCACATGCGGCGCCTCACCCGGGCATGCGAGCGAATCGAGCGGATCGTCGACCGCATGCCACGCTCGCGTAGGATCGTCGGCATGTGCCCCGAATGCGGACGCGAAGTCCTCGCCGCGAAAGGCGAGACGCTGAGGCTCTGCAAATGCGGCAACCCCGTCAACGTGACCGAGCTGCGAGAGCAAAGCCGAGCCAAGGCCGAGGCAATGCACATCACCAAAACCCCGGCAGGCATGAGCCAATGGCTCAGGGAAAACTACGGGTACGAGGTCAGCCGCAAGACGATAACCGATGCTTTGCGACGCGGGAAGCTGCCCGGCAGCAAGCCGGTCGAAGGCGGCTATTGGGAGTTCAGCATCCGCGAGATAGTGGCTTTCGCCATGTCCAAGGCTTGA
- a CDS encoding type II toxin-antitoxin system HicA family toxin, with product MIRGVRFKEIEKILRKDGWRLYSQSGSHCQYTHPDKPGRVTVPKHSGDLAPFTVRSIWKQAGINERRIK from the coding sequence ATGATAAGGGGTGTGAGGTTCAAGGAAATCGAGAAGATACTCCGCAAGGACGGATGGCGACTCTACTCGCAGAGCGGAAGCCACTGCCAGTACACGCACCCCGACAAGCCCGGAAGGGTCACCGTCCCCAAACACAGCGGAGACCTCGCGCCCTTCACCGTCAGATCGATATGGAAACAAGCCGGAATCAACGAAAGAAGAATCAAATGA
- a CDS encoding type II toxin-antitoxin system HicB family antitoxin, with protein sequence MKLVYPVVLYPSGVPGGYTVLCPDMPGLVTEGRNLPEALDMAVDAASGWVLGELEEGRHEPHATNIADVKPDEPGGIVTLISLDMDSYAEKYGRKSVRKNVTIPAWLDTFGEQAGINYSQVLREGLERRYNDLQNA encoded by the coding sequence ATGAAACTCGTCTACCCGGTCGTCCTCTACCCATCCGGCGTCCCCGGCGGGTACACCGTGCTCTGCCCCGACATGCCCGGCCTCGTCACCGAAGGCCGGAACCTGCCCGAAGCGCTCGACATGGCCGTGGACGCCGCCAGCGGTTGGGTGCTCGGCGAACTCGAGGAAGGACGCCACGAGCCGCACGCCACCAACATCGCCGACGTGAAACCCGACGAACCGGGCGGCATCGTCACCCTCATCAGCCTCGACATGGACTCCTACGCCGAAAAATACGGCAGAAAATCAGTGCGCAAGAACGTCACTATCCCCGCATGGCTCGACACGTTCGGCGAACAGGCCGGAATCAACTACAGCCAAGTCCTGCGCGAAGGACTCGAACGCCGATACAACGACCTCCAAAACGCCTGA
- a CDS encoding helix-turn-helix domain-containing protein — protein sequence MPTPQFTEWHTAEHLENEEDIRLYLDACKAYDDPRLMSFAQREAAKARENFSKRE from the coding sequence ATGCCCACCCCGCAATTCACCGAATGGCACACCGCCGAACATCTCGAAAACGAAGAAGACATCAGACTGTATCTGGACGCCTGCAAGGCATACGACGACCCACGTCTGATGAGCTTCGCGCAACGGGAAGCAGCCAAAGCGCGAGAAAACTTTTCCAAGCGGGAGTAG
- a CDS encoding HNH endonuclease signature motif containing protein — MPSASRRERWYTSDRRYRLPSDWGRRKAAVRARARGRCQAASHAPGCNGVGTECDHIVAGDDHDLDNLQWLSHECHKAKTERENAERNRRRKLMRLHPSERQPGLLDWTPRRVGGDSPATPV; from the coding sequence ATGCCCTCCGCGAGCCGACGCGAGCGCTGGTACACCAGCGACAGGCGGTACCGGCTGCCCTCCGACTGGGGGCGGCGCAAGGCCGCCGTCCGAGCACGCGCACGCGGCAGATGCCAGGCCGCCAGCCACGCCCCCGGATGCAACGGGGTGGGTACGGAGTGCGACCACATCGTCGCCGGCGACGACCACGACCTCGACAACCTTCAATGGCTGTCGCACGAATGCCACAAAGCCAAGACCGAGCGGGAGAACGCCGAACGCAACCGACGACGCAAGCTCATGAGACTGCATCCGAGCGAAAGACAACCCGGACTGCTAGACTGGACGCCACGCCGGGTGGGAGGGGACTCCCCGGCGACACCGGTATAA
- a CDS encoding bifunctional DNA primase/polymerase has product MDAAGRGRPRRYCSDRCRTAAMRERRAGRNAIPYEMTHADRWLRWKRVTRGDGTTKRPITIAGRPASSTDPATWCAWWDALGSTAGDGLGFALGGGFACIDLDHCYDRRNHLTDWAKMLLAPVEGRTYIETSPSGDGLHIWGRCAPRAGVRARGLVTAEAYSRDRYMTVTGRPWHHAPATLADLTFLFDVIERLR; this is encoded by the coding sequence ATGGATGCGGCAGGACGCGGCAGGCCGCGCCGCTACTGCTCCGACCGCTGCCGCACCGCCGCCATGCGCGAGCGGCGGGCCGGGCGCAACGCGATACCGTACGAGATGACGCACGCCGACCGGTGGCTGCGCTGGAAGCGCGTCACACGCGGCGACGGCACCACCAAGCGGCCCATCACCATCGCGGGCCGTCCCGCGTCCAGCACCGACCCGGCCACATGGTGCGCATGGTGGGACGCGCTCGGCTCCACAGCGGGCGACGGACTCGGATTCGCACTCGGCGGCGGGTTCGCGTGCATCGACCTCGACCACTGCTACGACAGGCGCAACCACCTGACGGACTGGGCCAAAATGCTCCTCGCCCCCGTGGAAGGCAGAACCTACATCGAGACCAGCCCCTCCGGCGACGGGCTGCACATCTGGGGACGCTGCGCGCCCCGCGCCGGCGTCAGGGCGCGCGGGCTCGTCACCGCAGAGGCGTACAGCCGCGACCGCTACATGACCGTCACCGGCCGCCCATGGCACCACGCGCCGGCCACGCTCGCCGACCTCACGTTCCTGTTCGACGTGATCGAAAGACTCCGATAG